In a single window of the Humulus lupulus unplaced genomic scaffold, drHumLupu1.1 SCAFFOLD_43, whole genome shotgun sequence genome:
- the LOC133810262 gene encoding ferredoxin--NADP reductase, root isozyme 2, chloroplastic-like has protein sequence MALLLTQVYLFIPPYVWFKVSAAATSSLVSDRSLKLRTFLLLKTTNLSSFEKRAPSAMAFSIGVLQRLPTRVATAGRIVCAVPQGGKVPVAPSELEHAMRPPTNLYTVDSPHTATVLSVKKISGSNAPAETYHIVLVHDGSFPHWEGQVFGVMPAPENPFEPGDTEMLRYFSGASSRYGDYFNGRTVSLCVRLVPGTTSEILCNSKPGDKIQLTGPTREAMILGDNNTNATHIFVATGTGIAPFRAHLGRFFKENIPTFTFAGHAWLFHGVSNEDSKLYNHEFIQYRKEYPENFRYDIALSREQKNSSGGKMYVQDLFRRHATEVLVMLLKGAYIYLAGRKDMVTPIEDALRDAATEIDKDWDGILATLKKNNQWRVEVY, from the exons ATGGCTCTCCTCCTTACTCAGGTTTATCTATTCATTCCTCCTTATGTTTGGTTCAAAGTTTCG GCTGCTGCAACATCTTCGCTCGTGAGTGATCGCTCCCTCAAACTCAGAACCTTTTTGCTCCTTAAG ACTACTAACTTGAGCTCGTTTGAGAAGAGGGCACCTTCGGCGATGGCATTCAGCATTGGAGTACTGCAGAGGCTCCCAACAAGAGTTGCTACTGCTGGCAGAATAGTGTGTGCCGTACCACAAGGTGGTAAGGTTCCTGTGGCCCCTTCAGAGCTGGAACATGCGATGAGGCCTCCCACAAATCTATACACGGTTGATTCGCCTCACACAGCCACCGTTCTCTCTGTTAAGAAGATTTCTGGTTCAAATGCTCCTGCTGAGACATACCATATCGTACTTGTTCATGATGGCTCTTTTCCTCACTGGGAGGGACAAGTTTTCGGTGTAATGCCCGCG CCTGAAAATCCTTTCGAACCAGGAGATACCGAAATGCTTAGATACTTTTCTGGTGCTTCTTCAAGGTATGGAGATTATTTTAATGGCAGAACAGTTAGTTTATGTGTGCGTCTTGTCCCTGGTACTACTAGCGAGATTTTGTGCAACTCAAAGCCTGGAGATAAAATTCAACTTACTG GTCCCACTCGTGAAGCAATGATTTTGGGAGACAATAACACCAACGCAACTCACATATTTGTGGCCACTGGGACTGGTATTGCTCCATTTAGAGCCCATCTCGGTCGTTTCTTCAAAGAAAATATTCCAACATTCACATTCGCTGGACATGCTTGGCTATTCCATGGGGTGTCTAATGAGGACAGTAAACTCTATAATCACGAATTTATTCAATATAGAAAAGAGTACCCTGAAAACTTCCGATATGACATAGCATTGAGCAGAGAACAGAAGAACAGCAGTGGTGGAAAGATGTATGTTCAAGACCTTTTCCGAAGGCATGCTACTGAGGTGTTGGTGATGTTGCTTAAGGGAGCCTATATATACTTAGCTGGGCGCAAGGACATGGTGACTCCAATTGAAGATGCCTTAAGGGATGCTGCCACTGAAATCGACAAAGATTGGGATGGAATACTGGCCACATTGAAGAAAAACAACCAATGGCGTGTTGAAGTCTACTAA